The region ctgagtctgagagagacctgctctctggaacactgagtctgagagaaacctgctctctggaacactgagtctgagagaaacctgctctctggaacactgagTCTGAGAGAAACCTGCTCTCTGGAGCACTGAGTCTGAGAGAAACCTGCTCTCTGGAGAACGCTTCTGacctgctctctggaacactcAAAAGTTTTTTGTTGTCTAGCTTGTGCTGTACACATGCTAGCAGGGTGCTCATTTCAGCATGTACACAGCTCATCCAGTGTAATCAACAGCTTCTCCATGCTCCTTCAGTTGTGCATAGATCGACACCATCCATAATAGCACCTCATTACACACATATAGTTATTAATCGATTTTAAATCAgattaaatgcatttcagaatgttattattattcagtgagCAGATGTTCTTTCCCAGAGGGATCCCTAGGTATGCATACACATCCATACAACATAAGAAACATACTGAACAATTTCCACTACTGTGTTAATAACAATTAGAGTCATTGTGATTACaccattggcatttggcagacgctcttatccagagcgacgtacagtcgattagactaagcaggagacaatcctgccctggagcaatgcagggttaagggccttgctcaagggcccaacggctgtggagatcttattgtggctccaccgggattagaaccgctgACCgcgcgtgtcccagtcatttaccgtaaccactatgctacaggccgccctgtgttAATATCATTGTGTTAATATCATTAAGGCAAATAGACAAGCATTGAATTGTAATTCCCGATATGGCTGTATGACACCAGTAGGACAGGATGGGATGCTCTACTCTTGTATGGCAACACAACTCTACAGTCATGGTCCACTACTACACCACATTAATGCTTACACTTACTAtgatatatgcatatatgtCGCATTTCAGCTTTGAAACATCTCACCTGTAACAGTCAACAGATGTGGAGCAGAGGAAATACTTAAACCAGTCACAGAATTCGTAGCCAGACAGGTGTAAGTCCCACCGTGATCAATGGTGGCATTCGCAATAGTGTACTCCTCTGTTAGGACACCAGTCTCTTTCCCGTTAAAGGTCCAGGTGAATGTTGCAGGAGATATTGATGATGCAGAACAGGTCAGCACCACTCTGTTGCCCACTTctatctctctgtgtccctgtatgaAAACGTCCACTGGTCCATCTGTAAcccacagcccagcccagttAAGAGTGAAGCACACTGCAGTGAACACAGTCACTAATGAATTTGGTTAGTGGAGCTATAACTTGCACACTTGCACAGTCAAAGCTATCACATAATGTAACTGTTTCTGTAgtttttaaatgtgcaaaacacagaaataaaacacactttTGTGTTTAGAAATGAATACAGGCCAGGCTTCCCTCTACTCACAATTGACAGTTAGGTAGTAGCTCACAGTGTCTGTGCTCACAGGGTTGGTAAGTCTGCATTGGTAGTGCCCATTATCAGAGCCTTGTACAGGGTCTATAGACACAGAGCTGTTGTCATCGGAGAAGGTGATTCTGTTGCTAGGAGACAGTGAGTGTCCATCCTTCAGCCACTTTGTGGAGATGAGGGTTCCAGCAGCTGCCTCTGGAACACTGAGTCTGAGAGATACCTGCTCTCAGGAACACTGAGTCTGAGAGATacctgctctctggaacactgagtctgagagaaacctgctctctggaacactgagTCTGAGCGATacctgctctctggaacactgagtctgagagaaacctgctctctggaacactgagtctgagagatacctgctctctggaacacgCTTCTGacctgctctctggaacacttAAAAGTTTTTTGTGATCTAGCTTGTGCTGTACACATGCTAGCAGGGTGCTCATTTCAGCATGTACACAGCTCAGCCAGTGTAATCAACAGCTTCTGAATGCTGGCTGGTAGAGCCTTTACCTGTTATCAGCACTCCAGTGGGAACTGTGGTCTTGACACCGGATATCTTCTCTGCATTGGAGAGAGAACATGATTCCACACATTTAAATTTCAATCACCTCAAACAAGGAGAAGGTAATAGTTGCATTGAGCAAAATTCAACACCAAAGTGTGTGTGATATCTTAAAATAAACCATTGcatgatataaataaatataaataagtattttttttgCCACTGCTCTCTGAAATGCTGATTCTGAGaaacctgctctctggaacatGGAGTCTGTGAGAAACCTGCTCTCTGGAGCACTTAGTCTGAGAGaaacctgctctctggaacactgagtctgagaaacctgctctctggaacacttAGTCTGAGAGAAACCTGCTCTATGGAACATGGAGTCTGTGAGAATCCTATTCCATGGAACGCTGACTCTGAGAGaaacctgctctctggaacactgtCTGAGAGATTTCATGATTTAAATGCACCGAGTTTCTCTCCTACCTGTTCCCAGTGAACTGTTTTAATCCTTTGTTCTGCTAAAGGTTATTTGCCAAACATATTTGCACTGCcgtaaaataaaagtaattattCAAGGACACTATTTTGCTTTACAGGGGGACCTCTTGCCTGATTCAGTTACCAATCAACAGTGTACTCTTATGACAGAGCATGGTCCCTTGATAAAAAAAAGCTGGAGTCTGTCTGAAAACAGGTCCAAGCACCCTTGTTCATTCCATCACAATCTCATCCTACTCGTAGTCACTTTTACAGTAATGGGCGGATCATTCTAGTTGGACAAACTCCATCCAGTGATTATAGAGTATCTGAGACCACATTGCTGCCATACTTAGTACTCACCGTACACTTACAGTCTAGTTTCCCCTTGCAGTGATTCAGCGTTACTTGTTGTCAGGGTCACAGAATAATCTCCCGAGTCTCTCAGTGTCAGCTCTCTGAGCTCCAGAGAACCAGTGACATCGTTCACACTCACTCTGCCCTTGTACCAAAGCCCTGGTCTAGTGACAGTAGGGAGAAAGGCAATTACACTTACTTATTGTTAGTAATTCTGGTCCTGCTGGGCTGACTGTTGTTGTGAATGTTGcacttcctcctccttcttcaatGAGAGGTCCCGGTGGTGGAACCTTCAGACCAGAAGAGCACCCTGAGGGAAACAAGGGAAATGTTCCTGTAAATATTTCTCCCAGCATAGTTCAAGTATGAACATACATGAGTGTTTTTTGAGTTTTGATTAGTTTTGATAGTGTTGCGTGGGTTAGGAACTTCGCAGATTAACACAATGCTTTGGTTGCAGCTAGCCGTCCGTTATCTGTTGGGTAATTCGTCGCGATTTAGCTGTGTCCCCTGATTTCGGTAGGTGGGCTATATTTTTATAGTTGTAATTACTTGACATTTATCGACagtaatgttattttcttctAATTCATTTATTAAGATGCGTCTGTTTGCGGAGTCTTCTCCGAAACACGGAAGTAACAACTCGCGCAACTTAGAATTCCATGGATTGTTTGGTAATGTACCGTTTTGCTGTATGTATATTCTGATTggattttaattataaaataccAGATTAACAGTGACTTTCTTCACTTTGTAGGTGCAatagtcactgctgttttgcctcgctgttttatTTGAAGTTCGTTTGGTTGCGTTTATCAGGCGGGCTGTTGAGTACGTTCGCTAGTGTCCCGCATTGCACGGCTATAGACTAGTTGTTGGCCGGACGACCTAAGGTGCGCCGCGGCTGGTGCGCGTGGTGTGTAGTCTGTATTAGACCGCCGTGCCTGGAGTCGTCTTGGTGTGGCTTCTTAGAGGCGCACTTgtacttttctattttctttattttctttattttcatgtattgaagCAACTGGTATAGGTAGGCTGTAGTTAGGTTATTTCTTGGACTTTTAGGACTTGTCTCTTGTTGTATGGTGGGCTCGGTGCTGATTGGTGGCGGGGTTAGTCAATAGGGGTACCCTCCTCACGTGTTAGTGTGTAAGTGTTAATGGCACCTGAATCACATATAGTATCACCTTGTTTGTAGTAAGGCttgctgtgagagagcactgggtTGTAACTACACATTGGGAGCCCTGAAGGTGAGTATGCCCCATCCCATCAGCGTCGTCACCCACCATCCTTAAGCTTTACATCAGTCTATTTTATTCCTATTTATTCTGGTAAAattgacattcaaaataaatatattttttatacgaATATGAGCTTTTGTcttaacctcattattgccttccagcagaattgatttaataaagtaattgtATTTAACTTAGACCACGTCTCTGTCTTATTATCAAACTGTAAAGGGGGcctctgttatattgtgtgactgGGCGTACTTTAGGTTGAACCTTACATCTATGCACCCGGTTacacatacaatcatgtagatagaggtcaggagcttcatttaatgttcacatcaactgtcAGAAGTGACTTtaaccttggaatgattgttgttggcagacagggtggttagagtatctcagaaacgactgatctcctgggattttcacgcacactagtctcttgagtttgcaaagaatggtgcaaaaaacaaacaaaaacaaaatccagtgagcagcacttctgcagacagaaacggcttGTTCATGAGAAacagaagctgacaggaaggtgacagtaacgcaactatccacacattacaacattggtatgcagaagagcatctctgaacacacaatgcatcataactttaagtggataggcttcagcagtAGAAATTCTGTAtgacttcagctcatcaaagaaccaacTATGGGCATGTTATTGTGACGACTAAAAACGAATCGCATTACGTTTCCAATGGTGTGTGTAGGCTTGcgtaaaacaacacagcatgtgTAAGGAAACTGTTGCATTTGCACACTGAGATTGTTGCGgtttggcaaaaacagttcttgagatttgtATGTCTGTTGCGATGCTTCTTCTAGAtgactttcttttttaatgccAAAATTTTTTTGTCTGCAGTCAGGACCCTGTCTTCAGTGAATGGGCATGTCTACCTCTAATTAATCTAGAATTATGACACCAAGTAATAGTCGTCATAGCCTTTTGTAAGAATTCTCCCTCTAACAGAGTAATGTCTGTAACAgtaattgaattaaaataattttacttcCCCTTTTTTCTCAGTGTTAATGTTATGGTAGTTGTCCCagatatggttggcatttatcaTATCATAGCATTTCAAGAAAGAGCTATAAACATACGCAGTAAACATAGTACAGTAAGAATAATTAGTATCACTGTTGATTGAGTTAAAAAATGTCTGACCTGTGAGTAGGGCTAGAATGCCTGTGGTCAGCGCTACAACTTCCATCATGCTCAGCATGAAGCTGCTGCAGATATCTGAAGAGGTTTAATCTGACGCAGGGAAGTAAATATGCCGATGTATTATCCATGAAATGGGGAACTATGGGCTCTGCTTCCTACAACGTTTACCCAATgtcttcaaattaaagctggcagTCTCCAGtttaatggtttcatttcaaatccgtATAAGGCCAAGACAAGGCCAAGAcaagaaaaatgtgtcactgtgcaaATACAGACTGCATTGTATACTGACAATTTACTGACTTGAGGTTATACTGACAATTGTTaaggaaaaatgcccttttttacatttcacaggtgagcatcgtctgatttgaatcagacattgtaagactcttatacacactttttcagaaggggggctttaccaaaacaaaaagacgtgaagctggccatgaacatttattagtattttatctgaataccccttgttgaccttgctgtaagaccagcatgtgctagctacccccttctaggagaagcagagacattaaggtcaaaggctgtctgctgggagagagacagagacatac is a window of Conger conger chromosome 1, fConCon1.1, whole genome shotgun sequence DNA encoding:
- the LOC133135031 gene encoding carcinoembryonic antigen-related cell adhesion molecule 6-like, giving the protein MEEIKKLRQNIDVVKRRTEEERERTAAERMMMEADNRVAGCSSGLKVPPPGPLIEEGGGSATFTTTVSPAGPELLTIKKISGVKTTVPTGVLITDGPVDVFIQGHREIEVGNRVVLTCSASSISPATFTWTFNGKETGVLTEEYTIANATIDHGGTYTCLATNSVTGLSISSAPHLLTVTVPTPLGAILGGTFGALACVALAGGAFVCKKKKKRRDIPCNQDAQAVVYENTKELGGPIVYENLAEDSIDPRSVASENRDDYQELQFKDSATYCTMKSH